The Flavobacteriales bacterium genome includes a window with the following:
- a CDS encoding 2-phosphosulfolactate phosphatase, with protein MNSVEVCFSPPLFEQFAKPNCIVVVVDIFRATSAIVTAFHHGAKSFIPVSTIEEARELGEQGFLAGGERNGEVVEGFEFGNSPFSYMNENIRGREIALTTTNGT; from the coding sequence TTGAACTCCGTAGAAGTCTGTTTTTCACCACCCTTGTTTGAGCAGTTTGCAAAGCCTAATTGCATTGTGGTTGTGGTAGATATTTTTCGCGCCACATCCGCCATTGTCACAGCATTTCATCATGGCGCCAAGTCCTTTATTCCTGTTTCTACCATCGAGGAGGCCAGAGAATTGGGCGAACAAGGGTTTCTTGCTGGGGGCGAACGGAATGGAGAAGTGGTGGAAGGTTTTGAATTCGGAAACAGTCCATTCTCCTATATGAATGAGAATATACGTGGGCGCGAAATTGCTTTGACAACCACCAACGGAAC
- the gcvT gene encoding glycine cleavage system aminomethyltransferase GcvT — translation MKSTALSQKHIELGAKMVPFAGYNMPLQYEGLTVEHLAVRSGVGVFDVSHMGEFIVRGEGAFELVQKVTSNDVSVLVDGKIQYSCLPNETGGIVDDLLVYRIDEKTYMLVVNASNIDKDWAHISKYNTEGVEMINISEKTTLLAVQGPKAAEALQSLTDINLSEMTYYTFKKGTFAGVENVLISATGYTGAGGFEIYFENEYADKMWNAVFAAGADQGIRPIGLAARDTLRLEMGFCLYGNDIDDTTSPIEAGLGWVTKFTSDFTNSAALLKQKEEGVSKKLVGFEMIDRGIPRHDYLIVDADGNEIGKVTSGTQSPSLQKALGLGYVKTEFSKLGTDIYILIRDKKIKAQVVRPPFYKA, via the coding sequence TTGAAAAGCACCGCGCTTTCGCAGAAACACATTGAATTGGGAGCCAAGATGGTTCCGTTTGCGGGCTACAACATGCCGCTACAATACGAAGGCCTGACAGTAGAGCATTTGGCGGTTCGTAGCGGAGTCGGTGTGTTTGACGTTTCTCACATGGGCGAGTTCATCGTTCGTGGCGAAGGCGCTTTTGAATTGGTTCAGAAAGTAACTTCCAATGATGTATCTGTTTTGGTGGATGGCAAGATCCAATATTCATGTCTACCGAACGAAACGGGTGGAATTGTGGATGACCTTTTGGTTTATCGAATTGACGAGAAAACCTACATGTTGGTAGTGAATGCTTCCAATATTGATAAAGATTGGGCGCATATTTCTAAGTACAATACAGAAGGTGTGGAGATGATCAACATCTCTGAGAAGACCACACTTTTGGCCGTTCAAGGCCCGAAAGCTGCAGAGGCTTTGCAGTCGCTCACTGATATCAACCTTTCAGAAATGACCTATTACACATTTAAGAAAGGGACGTTTGCAGGAGTGGAAAATGTGCTAATAAGCGCGACCGGTTATACGGGCGCAGGTGGTTTCGAAATCTATTTCGAGAACGAATACGCAGATAAAATGTGGAATGCAGTGTTTGCTGCTGGTGCTGATCAAGGCATCCGACCAATTGGTTTGGCCGCTCGCGACACGCTCCGTCTGGAAATGGGTTTCTGTTTGTACGGAAACGACATTGACGATACCACTTCGCCTATCGAAGCTGGATTGGGTTGGGTTACCAAATTCACCAGCGATTTTACCAATTCCGCAGCGCTTTTGAAGCAAAAGGAAGAAGGCGTTTCTAAGAAATTGGTTGGTTTTGAAATGATCGATCGCGGCATTCCTCGTCATGATTATCTAATTGTGGATGCTGACGGAAACGAGATCGGAAAAGTGACTTCAGGAACACAGTCGCCAAGTTTGCAAAAAGCCCTTGGTCTTGGATACGTAAAAACGGAATTCTCCAAACTTGGAACAGACATTTACATCCTCATCCGCGATAAGAAGATCAAGGCTCAAGTTGTACGTCCACCGTTTTACAAAGCCTAA
- a CDS encoding glycosyltransferase family 4 protein: MNQAAKRILFVVPYPLGIAPSQRFRFEQYFEVLVSNGFQYEVQPFLDESAMHFLYDEGNFFQKVWRVKLGLLKRMFLMTRLGQFDFVFIHREAAAIGPPIFEWFIAKVFRKKIIFDFDDAIWLKNTSSTNSIITLFKRYRNANNTCKWAHKVSCGNDYLADHARQFNKNVVVNPTTIDTEHLHNRVKQYRSEKITIGWTGTHSTIKYLDALVPILKKLEQEFDFNFLVIADRRPDFDLKSLQFVAWNKQSEIDDLLKMDVGVMPLENDKWASGKCGFKALQYMALGIPAIVSPVGVNTKIVDHGTNGWICQSPEEWEQALRLILEKQLELKDFSVAARTKIEAHYSVKSNTPNFLHLFANPEQEKV; this comes from the coding sequence ATGAATCAAGCCGCCAAACGTATTCTATTCGTTGTGCCTTACCCGTTGGGGATTGCTCCCAGTCAGCGATTCAGATTCGAGCAGTATTTCGAAGTCTTAGTTTCCAATGGATTTCAATATGAAGTGCAGCCCTTCTTAGATGAAAGTGCCATGCATTTTCTATACGATGAAGGAAATTTCTTTCAGAAGGTCTGGCGAGTCAAATTGGGTTTGCTGAAGCGAATGTTTTTAATGACGCGTCTTGGTCAATTTGATTTCGTATTCATTCATCGCGAAGCAGCCGCTATCGGACCGCCCATTTTTGAGTGGTTCATCGCCAAGGTTTTCCGCAAGAAGATCATTTTCGATTTTGACGATGCCATTTGGCTCAAGAACACTTCGAGCACCAATTCCATCATTACGCTTTTCAAACGCTATCGCAACGCGAACAACACCTGCAAATGGGCGCATAAAGTGAGTTGTGGAAACGATTATTTGGCCGATCATGCACGGCAGTTCAATAAGAATGTCGTAGTCAATCCTACAACCATCGACACGGAGCATCTTCACAACCGCGTAAAGCAATACAGAAGCGAGAAGATCACCATTGGTTGGACAGGCACTCACTCTACCATCAAATACTTGGATGCACTTGTCCCGATTTTGAAGAAATTGGAACAGGAGTTTGATTTTAACTTTTTGGTCATTGCCGACCGCAGACCGGATTTTGATTTGAAAAGCCTGCAATTCGTTGCTTGGAACAAGCAATCGGAAATTGATGACCTCTTGAAAATGGATGTGGGTGTCATGCCGCTTGAAAATGATAAATGGGCCAGTGGGAAATGCGGTTTCAAAGCCTTGCAATACATGGCGTTGGGTATTCCGGCCATTGTATCGCCTGTTGGCGTCAATACGAAGATTGTCGACCATGGAACAAACGGTTGGATATGCCAATCGCCAGAAGAATGGGAGCAAGCTCTTCGCCTTATCCTTGAAAAACAACTTGAATTGAAAGATTTTTCCGTTGCTGCCAGAACCAAAATAGAGGCGCATTATTCGGTCAAGTCCAACACACCCAATTTTCTACATTTGTTCGCCAATCCTGAACAGGAAAAAGTATAA
- a CDS encoding acyl-CoA carboxylase subunit beta, with product MDIEFNRNEDVMKQLISKMENRLEQIYLGGGQKRIDKEHEKGKMTARERVQALIDPGTDTIEMGAFAGYEMYEEQGGCPGGGVVVVIGYVSGKQCIIVANDATVKAGAWFPITGKKNLRAQEIAMENRLPIIYLVDSAGVFLPMQNEIFADKEHFGRIFRNNAKMSSMGITQISAIMGSCVAGGAYLPIMSDEALIVDKTGTIFLAGSYLVKAAIGENIDNETLGGATTHCEISGVTDYKAKDDADALKTIRSLIDKVGSYEKAGFSRTEPVAPKKDPKELLGVLPELRTKEYDMREIIGRLVDGSEFDEYKKDYGKTILTCYARIDGWAVGIVANQRKIVKSAKGEMQFGGVIYSDSADKAAQFVMNCNQKKIPLVFLHDVTGFMVGSRSEQGGIIKDGAKMVNAVSNSTVPKFTVVVGNSYGAGNYAMCGKAYDPRLIVAWPTANIAVMGGAQAAKVLLQIQTSTLKAKGEEITPEVEKELLDRITKGYEEQTSPYYAAARLWVDAIIDPRDTRKWLSMGIEAAEHAPVEKFNVGVIQT from the coding sequence ATGGATATTGAATTCAACAGGAACGAGGATGTGATGAAGCAGTTGATCTCTAAAATGGAGAACAGACTGGAACAGATTTACCTGGGCGGTGGTCAAAAACGAATTGACAAGGAACACGAAAAAGGCAAAATGACCGCCCGTGAACGTGTACAAGCATTGATCGATCCAGGAACAGACACCATTGAAATGGGTGCTTTTGCTGGCTACGAAATGTACGAAGAGCAAGGTGGATGTCCTGGCGGTGGCGTGGTTGTGGTGATCGGATATGTAAGTGGTAAGCAGTGCATTATTGTTGCCAACGATGCAACAGTGAAGGCCGGAGCGTGGTTCCCGATTACGGGAAAGAAGAATCTCCGTGCGCAAGAAATTGCGATGGAAAACCGCCTACCGATTATTTATCTGGTAGATAGCGCTGGAGTATTCCTTCCAATGCAGAACGAGATCTTTGCAGACAAGGAACATTTCGGAAGGATCTTCCGCAATAATGCCAAAATGAGCAGCATGGGAATTACCCAGATATCGGCCATTATGGGAAGTTGTGTTGCTGGTGGTGCTTACCTTCCAATCATGAGCGATGAAGCACTCATTGTAGATAAAACAGGTACTATTTTCCTTGCGGGATCATACTTGGTGAAAGCGGCCATAGGAGAGAACATCGACAACGAAACCTTAGGTGGTGCCACCACACATTGCGAAATTTCTGGCGTGACCGATTACAAGGCCAAAGACGATGCCGATGCGCTGAAAACCATCCGCAGCCTCATTGACAAGGTCGGTTCTTACGAAAAAGCTGGATTCAGCAGAACGGAACCAGTTGCGCCTAAGAAAGACCCGAAAGAACTTCTGGGAGTTCTTCCTGAGTTGAGAACCAAGGAATACGACATGCGCGAGATCATTGGCCGTTTGGTAGATGGATCTGAGTTTGACGAATACAAAAAGGATTACGGCAAAACCATTCTCACTTGCTATGCGAGAATTGACGGTTGGGCGGTTGGTATTGTTGCCAATCAGCGGAAAATTGTAAAAAGTGCCAAGGGCGAAATGCAATTCGGTGGTGTCATTTATTCAGACAGTGCCGACAAAGCCGCACAATTCGTAATGAACTGCAATCAGAAGAAAATCCCGTTGGTTTTCCTTCATGATGTGACCGGTTTCATGGTCGGTTCGCGGTCTGAACAAGGAGGCATCATTAAAGATGGCGCCAAAATGGTGAATGCCGTTTCGAACAGTACGGTTCCGAAATTCACCGTGGTGGTTGGCAACAGCTATGGCGCTGGGAATTACGCCATGTGCGGAAAAGCTTACGATCCTCGCTTGATAGTAGCGTGGCCAACTGCAAACATTGCCGTAATGGGCGGTGCGCAGGCGGCCAAAGTGTTGTTGCAGATTCAAACAAGCACACTGAAAGCAAAGGGAGAAGAAATTACTCCTGAGGTAGAAAAGGAATTGCTGGATAGGATCACGAAAGGCTACGAAGAACAAACTTCTCCTTATTATGCAGCAGCCAGATTATGGGTTGATGCCATCATCGATCCGCGCGATACGCGTAAGTGGCTAAGCATGGGAATTGAAGCTGCAGAGCACGCGCCCGTTGAGAAATTCAACGTTGGCGTCATTCAAACTTGA
- a CDS encoding endonuclease/exonuclease/phosphatase family protein translates to MKSDQRPVLKTIEKILVFLFVFHFSVFTAFGQTLNTTPSELNSDVNHPPLKVLSYNIHMLPPLAKFTGKQRRAKRIGNLFKDSDFDIIVFQEAFHGAARRKIQRRMKENFPYILGPANRRWYSLKTNSGIWIVSKIPLTQLAELDFEYCEGIDCWSRKGALLAEGDFHGQTFQILGTHLEAGGSKEEKVGQYKELGSLFTQFRKEGVPQIAAGDFNTKKFQDTTWYNQLVRILDMEDGPILSEQQFSSDSYINDIKIQRGDKKKQGVIDFIFYGANGVNASINRYVRMPQWKWSKHRKDLSDHFAVEAQIRFK, encoded by the coding sequence GTGAAAAGCGACCAGCGACCAGTTCTTAAAACCATCGAGAAGATCCTCGTCTTCCTTTTCGTTTTTCATTTTTCGGTTTTCACTGCTTTCGGACAAACGCTGAACACCACACCGTCTGAACTCAATTCGGATGTGAATCATCCTCCGTTGAAGGTTCTTTCCTACAACATTCACATGTTGCCGCCATTGGCCAAGTTCACTGGCAAGCAACGAAGGGCAAAACGGATTGGCAATCTTTTCAAGGATTCCGATTTCGACATCATCGTTTTTCAGGAAGCATTTCACGGTGCAGCCAGAAGGAAGATCCAACGCAGAATGAAGGAGAACTTTCCTTACATCTTAGGTCCAGCCAATAGACGCTGGTATTCGCTAAAGACGAATAGTGGAATTTGGATAGTGAGTAAGATTCCGTTGACACAACTGGCTGAACTCGATTTCGAATACTGCGAAGGAATTGATTGCTGGTCGCGAAAAGGCGCACTTTTGGCTGAAGGAGATTTCCACGGACAGACTTTCCAGATACTTGGAACGCATCTCGAAGCTGGTGGTTCCAAGGAAGAAAAGGTCGGTCAGTACAAAGAACTTGGCTCGTTATTTACTCAGTTCAGAAAAGAAGGCGTTCCGCAAATTGCAGCTGGCGATTTCAACACCAAGAAATTCCAAGATACTACGTGGTACAACCAGTTGGTCCGAATTCTAGATATGGAGGACGGACCCATCCTCAGCGAGCAGCAATTCAGTAGCGACAGCTACATCAATGATATCAAGATTCAGCGGGGCGACAAAAAGAAACAGGGCGTTATCGACTTCATCTTCTACGGTGCGAATGGCGTCAATGCCTCCATCAACCGATACGTTCGGATGCCACAATGGAAATGGTCTAAACACCGAAAGGATCTGAGCGACCACTTTGCAGTAGAGGCGCAGATTCGATTCAAGTAG
- the thrS gene encoding threonine--tRNA ligase, whose amino-acid sequence MITITLPDGAQKKYESGVTPMDVAMSISEGLARNVISASVNGTKVETATPITEDSKLVLYTWNDKAGKETFWHSSAHVLAQALEHLYPGVKLTIGPAIESGFYYDVDLPEGQVITDGDFKKIEDTFMDFARQKAEFKMKSVSKADALKFYKDAGNEFKVELIENLKDGEITFCDHSDFTDLCRGGHLPNTGFIKAVKIMNVAGAYWRGDEHNKQLTRVYGISFPKDKELKEYLVMLEEAKKRDHRKLGKELELFTFSQKVGQGLPLWLPKGADLRKRLEAFLQKQQVEAGYEMVITPHIGSKELYVTSGHYAKYGKDSFQPINTPHEGEEFLLKPMNCPHHCEIYKFKPRSYKDLPVRLAEFGTVYRYEQSGELHGLTRVRGFTQDDAHIFCRPDQVKEEFVKVVDLVLYVLKALKFDDFTAQISLRDPDNKEKYIGSDENWAKAEAAIIEAVAVRDIKTVTEYGEAAFYGPKLDFMVKDALGRSWQLGTVQVDYNLPERFELEYVGSDNAKHTPVMIHRAPFGSMERFVAVLLEHCAGKFPLWLTPDQVAILPISEKFNDEAKKLSRLLKNYEIRGLVDERNEKIGKKIRDTELMKIPYMLILGEQEVNSGQLSVRKQGEGDIGTFSIEDFAKMINSEIENDLRVD is encoded by the coding sequence ATGATCACCATTACTCTCCCAGACGGAGCACAGAAGAAGTACGAAAGTGGCGTTACTCCAATGGATGTGGCCATGAGCATCAGCGAAGGACTTGCTCGAAACGTTATTTCGGCAAGCGTAAACGGAACCAAGGTAGAAACCGCCACACCTATTACGGAAGATTCAAAGCTGGTACTCTACACATGGAACGATAAAGCTGGGAAAGAAACATTCTGGCACTCCTCTGCCCACGTGTTGGCGCAAGCATTGGAACACCTTTATCCAGGCGTGAAATTGACCATTGGTCCAGCCATCGAAAGTGGTTTCTATTACGATGTCGATCTTCCAGAAGGACAAGTGATCACCGATGGAGACTTCAAGAAAATTGAAGACACATTCATGGATTTCGCTCGGCAAAAAGCGGAATTCAAAATGAAATCGGTTTCAAAGGCCGATGCGCTCAAATTCTATAAAGATGCAGGCAATGAGTTCAAAGTAGAACTGATTGAAAACCTAAAAGATGGCGAGATCACTTTCTGCGACCATTCAGACTTTACCGACCTGTGTCGTGGTGGACATTTACCGAACACAGGTTTCATCAAGGCAGTAAAGATCATGAACGTTGCCGGAGCCTACTGGCGAGGCGATGAGCACAACAAGCAATTGACCCGTGTTTACGGTATTTCTTTCCCCAAAGACAAAGAGCTAAAGGAATACTTGGTGATGCTGGAAGAAGCAAAAAAACGCGACCACCGAAAGCTTGGAAAAGAACTCGAACTGTTCACCTTTTCACAAAAAGTAGGACAAGGATTGCCGCTTTGGCTACCAAAAGGAGCCGATCTACGCAAACGATTGGAAGCATTTTTACAGAAGCAACAAGTGGAGGCTGGTTACGAAATGGTGATCACTCCTCATATAGGTTCGAAGGAGCTATACGTCACTTCTGGCCACTATGCCAAGTATGGCAAAGACAGTTTCCAACCGATCAATACACCACACGAAGGAGAAGAATTCCTTCTAAAACCGATGAACTGTCCGCATCACTGCGAGATATACAAGTTCAAACCACGGTCTTATAAAGACCTTCCAGTTCGATTGGCTGAGTTCGGAACCGTTTACCGTTATGAGCAAAGTGGAGAGTTGCATGGCTTGACCCGTGTGCGTGGCTTTACGCAAGATGATGCGCATATATTCTGCAGACCTGATCAGGTGAAAGAGGAGTTCGTAAAGGTGGTTGACCTTGTGCTCTACGTATTAAAAGCGTTGAAATTCGATGACTTCACAGCACAGATTTCCCTCCGTGACCCTGACAATAAGGAGAAATACATTGGCTCTGATGAGAATTGGGCCAAAGCCGAAGCTGCCATCATTGAGGCCGTTGCCGTGCGCGATATCAAAACCGTAACGGAATATGGCGAAGCTGCATTCTACGGTCCGAAACTCGACTTTATGGTGAAGGATGCCTTGGGTAGAAGCTGGCAGTTGGGAACCGTTCAGGTAGATTATAATTTGCCCGAAAGATTTGAGCTCGAATATGTGGGCAGCGACAACGCAAAACACACGCCCGTAATGATCCACCGCGCGCCTTTTGGCAGTATGGAACGTTTTGTGGCGGTGCTTTTAGAGCACTGTGCGGGCAAATTTCCGCTTTGGTTGACCCCCGATCAAGTTGCAATTCTGCCTATTTCAGAGAAATTCAATGACGAAGCGAAAAAGCTTTCAAGATTGCTTAAGAATTACGAAATTCGCGGCCTCGTTGACGAGCGCAATGAGAAAATAGGGAAAAAGATCCGTGATACGGAATTGATGAAGATTCCTTACATGTTAATTCTGGGAGAACAAGAAGTAAACTCAGGTCAATTATCAGTAAGGAAACAAGGAGAGGGAGACATCGGCACATTCAGTATTGAAGATTTTGCCAAGATGATCAACAGTGAAATTGAAAATGACCTTCGGGTAGATTGA
- the infC gene encoding translation initiation factor IF-3, producing the protein MRRPAKPRRVVRHEDPHKINGRIDAPEVRLVGEGIEPGVYPIRKALELADEQGLDLVEISPNAEPPVCKILDYKKFLFEQKKKQKEMKSKATKIVVKEIRFGPNTDDHDFDFKLKHARQFMEQGAKVRAFVFFRGRSIVYKDQGEILLLKFANELEDLAKVEMLPKMEGKKMFIILAPKKGSKSK; encoded by the coding sequence ATTAGAAGACCAGCAAAACCGAGGAGAGTCGTAAGACACGAAGATCCCCACAAGATCAATGGAAGAATTGATGCACCTGAGGTGCGATTGGTAGGGGAAGGAATAGAACCTGGAGTCTATCCTATTCGAAAAGCCTTGGAATTGGCGGATGAACAAGGGCTAGACCTAGTGGAGATATCTCCGAACGCAGAACCTCCTGTGTGCAAGATACTCGACTACAAAAAGTTTTTATTCGAGCAGAAAAAGAAACAAAAGGAGATGAAATCCAAAGCCACAAAGATTGTGGTGAAGGAGATCAGATTCGGTCCAAATACGGACGACCATGATTTTGACTTCAAACTCAAACATGCGCGTCAGTTTATGGAACAAGGAGCAAAGGTTCGTGCATTTGTGTTTTTCAGAGGCCGATCAATTGTGTATAAAGACCAAGGGGAGATACTCTTGCTGAAGTTTGCCAACGAGTTGGAAGACCTTGCAAAAGTGGAAATGCTTCCAAAAATGGAAGGAAAGAAGATGTTCATCATCCTCGCTCCTAAAAAAGGATCAAAAAGTAAATAG
- the rpmI gene encoding 50S ribosomal protein L35 — MPKVKTNSSAKKRFKLTGTGKIKRKHAFKSHILTKKTTKQKRNLTHSTLVSDADMSNVKHMLNI, encoded by the coding sequence ATGCCAAAGGTTAAGACAAACTCCAGCGCCAAGAAACGTTTCAAACTGACGGGAACTGGAAAAATCAAGCGGAAGCACGCGTTCAAAAGTCACATTCTTACCAAGAAGACTACAAAGCAGAAGAGAAATCTGACGCATTCTACATTGGTGAGCGATGCAGACATGAGCAACGTGAAGCACATGCTTAACATCTAA
- the rplT gene encoding 50S ribosomal protein L20 has translation MPRSVNAVAARARRKKVLKRAKGFFGRRKNVWTVAKNAVEKALVYQYRDRRVRKREFRKLWIQRINAGARQYGMSYSVFMGKLNASEIDINRKVLADLAMNEPEAFKAVVDQLK, from the coding sequence ATGCCAAGATCAGTAAATGCTGTAGCCGCAAGGGCAAGGCGAAAAAAAGTTCTGAAAAGAGCCAAAGGCTTCTTCGGAAGAAGAAAAAATGTTTGGACCGTTGCCAAAAACGCGGTTGAGAAAGCACTGGTTTACCAGTACAGAGACCGAAGAGTCCGTAAACGTGAATTCAGAAAACTTTGGATTCAACGTATCAACGCAGGAGCTCGTCAGTACGGAATGTCTTATTCTGTATTCATGGGTAAATTGAATGCATCAGAAATTGACATCAACAGAAAGGTTCTTGCTGATCTTGCGATGAATGAGCCAGAAGCTTTCAAAGCAGTTGTAGACCAATTGAAATAA
- a CDS encoding T9SS type A sorting domain-containing protein — MRLLVTFFVFLSFSIGANAQCIDTLNFPNLQPPCYPDFVPVCGCDGVTYRNACYADFATVLQYTDRPCEQVALDIYPNPCTYWLYATVVTKYESDVNLYIFDKNGTVFYYQFLPLVSQETLSLPIYGFDKGLYIIMVESNGVTKFSKFIKWDL; from the coding sequence ATGAGATTACTCGTCACATTTTTCGTTTTCCTGTCTTTCTCGATTGGGGCAAATGCGCAGTGTATTGACACGCTCAATTTTCCGAACCTTCAACCGCCTTGCTATCCAGATTTTGTTCCGGTTTGCGGTTGTGATGGCGTTACGTACCGAAATGCATGCTATGCCGATTTCGCTACCGTTCTTCAATATACCGATAGGCCCTGCGAACAAGTTGCACTAGACATTTATCCGAATCCCTGCACCTATTGGCTTTATGCAACAGTCGTTACCAAATATGAGAGCGATGTGAATCTTTACATCTTCGATAAGAACGGAACGGTATTCTATTACCAGTTTCTCCCATTGGTTTCACAGGAAACACTTTCGCTTCCCATCTACGGATTTGACAAAGGTTTATACATCATTATGGTAGAGTCTAATGGTGTTACCAAATTCTCAAAATTCATCAAGTGGGATCTATAG
- a CDS encoding transcriptional repressor, which translates to MLSEPETELFENVKEIFSNYLGEHGHRKTPERFAILSEVYSSDGHFDIESLYGQMKDKNYRVSRATLYNTIELLLDCKLVTKHQFGKNIAHFERSYKYGQHDHLICQECGKVFEFCDPRIQQIQNMAGEILEFRITNHSLNFYGSCKKLANGGKCDRMNNS; encoded by the coding sequence ATGCTTTCTGAACCAGAAACAGAGCTCTTCGAGAACGTCAAAGAAATCTTCTCCAACTATTTGGGGGAGCACGGTCATCGTAAAACACCGGAACGGTTTGCTATTCTAAGCGAAGTGTATTCCAGCGATGGTCATTTTGATATTGAATCGCTTTACGGACAAATGAAGGACAAGAATTACCGTGTAAGTAGAGCTACGCTTTACAACACGATAGAATTGTTGCTTGATTGCAAACTGGTCACAAAACATCAGTTTGGTAAGAACATCGCCCATTTCGAACGGTCTTATAAGTACGGTCAGCATGATCATCTTATTTGCCAAGAATGCGGAAAGGTGTTTGAATTCTGTGATCCACGCATTCAACAGATTCAGAACATGGCAGGAGAAATCCTTGAATTCCGAATTACAAACCATTCTTTAAACTTTTATGGCAGCTGTAAAAAGCTGGCCAACGGTGGCAAATGCGACCGAATGAACAACTCATAG
- a CDS encoding STAS domain-containing protein: MEYTITDLPGVKLISLSGRLIEKNQAEGLIPEFESLIENGNKKYLIALENLEYVNSTGLNLLIGMFTSARNSGGELVIGGISPKVKKLMVMTRLDSIFKIYNSVAEATENF, from the coding sequence ATGGAATACACCATAACCGACCTTCCAGGCGTGAAACTCATTTCGCTTTCTGGACGACTTATTGAAAAAAATCAAGCTGAAGGTCTTATACCTGAATTTGAATCGTTGATTGAAAACGGCAACAAAAAATATTTGATCGCCTTAGAAAACCTCGAATATGTGAACAGCACAGGGCTTAATCTGCTGATCGGAATGTTCACATCTGCCCGTAATTCGGGTGGAGAATTGGTTATTGGAGGAATTTCTCCAAAAGTGAAGAAGCTGATGGTTATGACCAGACTTGATTCGATATTCAAAATTTACAATTCGGTAGCAGAGGCAACCGAAAATTTCTAA